A single genomic interval of Microaerobacter geothermalis harbors:
- a CDS encoding DUF1281 family ferredoxin-like fold protein, whose product MSNIKHYKWADEDFGYNTGKAEFKGGKTLSCFTPEGGSAEALELAASILDIDLAEAGYLYNESTGEYEYVEEEPDEIPQMGGV is encoded by the coding sequence ATGTCAAACATCAAGCACTACAAATGGGCGGATGAGGACTTTGGCTATAACACCGGCAAGGCAGAGTTTAAAGGCGGCAAAACCCTGAGTTGCTTTACACCAGAAGGCGGCTCTGCCGAGGCGCTTGAGCTGGCGGCAAGCATACTTGATATAGACCTTGCCGAAGCAGGATATCTCTACAATGAAAGCACCGGTGAATATGAATATGTGGAAGAAGAGCCGGATGAAATTCCTCAGATGGGCGGTGTGTAG
- a CDS encoding ATP-binding protein, which produces MGVSPMAANAPVFINPDRVFGRHIAVLGNTGSGKSCSVAGLIRWTLEEARNELPKDKKLNSRFIVLDPNGEYCDAFEGLANIRCFQVIFNDKSNSNAVISQLKVPSWMWNSYEWSSIAQASGKTQRPLLRKTLREIRYGGRLDENDSLIAPRRLITSILLTLRNFERQGINAIANWPGKNNLGEIFQSSKDSLASFLDKIDGEPKDKIKAIMASINSVLTKRPKSGNNYPAFNLTDIQEVVSAIEASQSIFGKLKSYQGPDEDSPVFFTNEDFLSHIERLSQENNAQQLMDFFMMRVRSILTDSRIASVIETKTKEEITLEGWLNQYIGSNEDDGTINIIDLSLLPSEILFVIVSVLSRVIFEAHQRYRRKTGKILPTTLVIEEAHNFIKRYDGDADEITANRLCSQSFEKIAKEGRKFGLGLLISSQRPSELSQTVLSQCNTFLLHRIVNDKDQEMVKKLVPDNLGSILNELPILPTKKAILLGWAAPIPVIVEMNTLEDKCCPRSKDPEFWDVWTGKEERDID; this is translated from the coding sequence ATCGGTGTTTCTCCGATGGCTGCAAATGCGCCTGTTTTTATAAACCCCGATAGAGTTTTTGGCAGGCATATAGCGGTTTTAGGGAATACAGGAAGTGGAAAATCTTGTTCAGTAGCTGGATTAATACGATGGACTCTTGAAGAAGCAAGAAATGAATTACCAAAAGATAAAAAGCTTAATTCCCGTTTTATTGTACTCGATCCAAATGGTGAATATTGCGATGCATTTGAGGGATTAGCTAATATCCGTTGTTTTCAGGTGATATTCAATGATAAGAGCAATTCAAATGCTGTTATCTCCCAATTAAAGGTTCCGAGTTGGATGTGGAATAGTTACGAATGGAGTTCAATTGCACAGGCTAGTGGTAAAACACAAAGACCACTATTAAGAAAAACCCTGCGGGAGATTCGTTATGGCGGAAGATTGGATGAAAATGATAGTCTGATTGCTCCTAGACGTTTAATTACAAGTATTTTGCTAACTCTTAGAAACTTTGAAAGACAGGGAATAAATGCTATAGCCAATTGGCCGGGGAAAAACAATCTAGGAGAAATTTTTCAATCATCAAAAGATTCCCTTGCTTCTTTTTTAGATAAAATCGATGGTGAGCCAAAAGATAAAATTAAAGCAATAATGGCCTCTATTAATAGTGTTTTAACAAAAAGGCCAAAGAGCGGTAATAATTATCCAGCCTTTAATTTAACAGATATACAAGAAGTTGTCTCTGCAATTGAAGCATCGCAGAGTATTTTCGGGAAGTTGAAAAGCTATCAAGGGCCAGATGAAGATAGCCCTGTTTTCTTTACAAATGAAGATTTTCTCAGTCATATTGAAAGACTATCTCAGGAAAACAATGCGCAGCAACTCATGGACTTTTTCATGATGCGAGTCAGAAGCATTTTGACTGATTCTCGCATTGCTTCAGTGATTGAAACAAAAACAAAAGAAGAAATAACTCTGGAAGGATGGTTAAATCAATATATCGGTAGTAATGAAGATGATGGAACTATTAATATTATCGACCTCTCGTTGCTGCCTTCTGAAATTCTTTTTGTAATTGTATCTGTTTTATCAAGAGTCATTTTTGAAGCCCACCAGCGTTACAGAAGAAAAACCGGAAAAATACTGCCTACAACACTTGTTATTGAAGAAGCTCACAATTTTATTAAGCGCTATGATGGGGATGCCGATGAGATTACAGCTAATCGGCTTTGTAGTCAATCATTCGAAAAAATAGCTAAAGAAGGTCGTAAGTTTGGTCTTGGATTACTGATTTCTTCTCAGAGGCCTTCAGAATTATCTCAGACTGTTTTATCCCAATGCAATACTTTTCTTTTGCACCGGATAGTCAATGATAAAGATCAGGAGATGGTAAAAAAGTTAGTGCCAGACAATCTAGGAAGCATTTTAAATGAACTCCCAATACTTCCAACAAAAAAAGCAATTTTGCTTGGATGGGCGGCCCCGATACCAGTAATTGTTGAAATGAATACTTTAGAGGATAAGTGCTGCCCAAGATCAAAAGACCCTGAGTTCTGGGATGTGTGGACTGGAAAAGAAGAAAGGGATATTGACTAG
- a CDS encoding SIR2 family protein translates to MNDANAKTLEDEINEKMKSLILNLLKNEYNVLSSDKGSDSLALLKRFLISFSSRTATRDRLHIFTTNYDRFIEYALDNAGIYTLDRFIGKLNPTLRMHKMELDYHYNPPGIRGEPRYVEGVVRYTKLHGSLDWRFSNGDIHKEPLPFGCEINEDAIQKPYETKVIYPNSAKGIDTVYFPYSELFRDFSAAICRPNSVLVTYGYGFGDSHINNIILDMMTIPSTHLVIISYDLADGRICSFVEKCNPSQLTLLLGNHYGNIRILTENYLPKSAIDRISDRRHRIEEKRKITQKESESEDE, encoded by the coding sequence TTGAATGATGCAAATGCTAAAACACTCGAAGATGAAATAAATGAGAAGATGAAATCCCTCATATTGAATCTGTTAAAAAATGAATACAATGTACTTTCTTCAGATAAAGGCTCGGACTCTTTAGCGCTTTTAAAAAGATTTCTCATTAGTTTTAGCAGCCGAACTGCCACCCGTGACAGATTGCATATTTTTACAACCAATTATGACCGATTTATTGAATATGCCCTAGATAATGCAGGTATTTATACCTTAGACCGTTTTATTGGGAAGTTAAACCCAACCTTGAGAATGCATAAAATGGAGTTGGATTACCATTATAATCCACCTGGGATACGCGGCGAACCACGATATGTTGAGGGGGTTGTTCGTTACACGAAGCTGCACGGCTCGCTTGACTGGCGTTTCAGCAATGGAGATATTCATAAAGAACCCTTGCCTTTTGGGTGTGAAATAAATGAAGACGCAATTCAAAAGCCTTACGAAACAAAAGTGATTTATCCTAACTCAGCAAAAGGGATTGATACGGTATATTTCCCTTATTCTGAATTATTTAGAGACTTTTCTGCAGCGATATGTCGACCCAATTCTGTTCTTGTTACTTATGGCTACGGTTTTGGAGACTCACATATAAACAATATTATTTTAGATATGATGACTATACCATCGACTCATCTGGTAATTATTTCTTATGATTTGGCGGATGGACGAATTTGTAGCTTTGTTGAAAAATGTAATCCTTCTCAACTTACTCTTTTATTAGGTAATCATTATGGGAATATCCGAATATTAACTGAAAACTATCTTCCAAAATCAGCAATTGATCGAATTTCAGATAGACGGCATAGAATTGAAGAGAAAAGGAAAATCACTCAAAAAGAAAGTGAGAGCGAAGATGAATAA
- the rlmD gene encoding 23S rRNA (uracil(1939)-C(5))-methyltransferase RlmD gives MGKTTIPVGKNQTIEMEITGLTHEGQGVGRYQGFTLFVPHALPGEKVEVKVVKVKKTYGYGRLMEIKDASPYRAEPPCPIYKKCGGCQLQHINYEEQLRQKEQLVRDNLSRIGGLEHVRIHPTIGMENPWRYRNKAQVPIGEEKGGLIGGFYAAGSHQIIDMEACLIQHEKNDEVVQAVKEIASSLGISAYHEETHQGLIRHVVAKIGFRTGEVMVVLITNGEEIPQKDSLIEGILQKVDGIRSIVQNINTKRTNVIFGEKTKTLWGEEVIYDDIGNIKFAISARSFFQVNPVQTEKLYNKALEYAGLTGKETVIDAYCGIGTISLFLARHAKQVYGVEIVPEAISDAKKNARLNRIENVTFAVGEAEKVIPWWYAQGIKADVMVIDPPRKGCNEELLKTIIDMKPKRVVYVSCNPSTLARDLRILEDGGFKTIEVQPVDMFPHTVHVECVVQIKRAESRMK, from the coding sequence GTGGGAAAGACAACAATCCCGGTGGGAAAAAACCAAACCATCGAAATGGAGATTACTGGACTGACCCATGAGGGTCAAGGGGTTGGGCGATATCAAGGATTTACCCTTTTTGTTCCCCATGCATTGCCGGGGGAAAAAGTAGAAGTAAAGGTAGTTAAGGTAAAGAAAACATACGGATACGGCCGTTTAATGGAGATAAAGGATGCAAGTCCCTATCGGGCTGAACCGCCCTGTCCGATATATAAAAAGTGCGGAGGATGTCAGCTCCAGCATATCAATTACGAGGAACAGCTCCGGCAGAAGGAGCAGTTGGTACGGGATAACCTATCCCGAATAGGTGGATTGGAACATGTACGAATTCATCCGACCATAGGAATGGAAAACCCTTGGCGATACCGGAATAAAGCCCAGGTTCCCATAGGAGAAGAAAAGGGAGGGCTGATTGGCGGATTCTATGCAGCTGGCTCCCATCAAATCATAGACATGGAAGCTTGTCTTATCCAGCACGAAAAGAATGATGAGGTTGTACAGGCAGTCAAGGAAATTGCTTCTTCTTTAGGAATTTCTGCCTACCATGAGGAAACACATCAAGGGTTGATTCGCCATGTGGTGGCCAAAATCGGCTTTCGTACCGGGGAGGTCATGGTCGTTCTGATTACCAACGGAGAAGAGATTCCTCAGAAAGACAGCCTGATCGAAGGTATCTTACAAAAAGTTGACGGGATTCGAAGTATTGTTCAAAACATAAACACTAAGAGAACCAACGTCATTTTTGGAGAGAAGACAAAAACCCTATGGGGGGAAGAAGTGATTTATGATGATATCGGAAATATCAAGTTTGCGATCTCTGCCCGTTCCTTTTTTCAGGTAAACCCGGTTCAGACCGAGAAGCTATATAACAAAGCTTTGGAATACGCCGGGTTAACAGGGAAGGAAACTGTGATCGACGCCTACTGCGGCATAGGGACCATTTCGCTTTTCTTGGCCCGGCATGCCAAACAGGTTTATGGGGTGGAAATCGTGCCCGAAGCCATTTCCGATGCCAAGAAAAATGCCAGATTAAATCGCATAGAAAATGTCACCTTTGCCGTAGGAGAAGCGGAAAAGGTGATTCCATGGTGGTATGCCCAGGGAATCAAGGCCGATGTAATGGTCATTGATCCCCCTCGCAAGGGCTGCAATGAAGAATTGTTGAAAACGATCATCGACATGAAACCGAAAAGGGTTGTCTATGTTTCCTGCAATCCCAGTACTTTGGCTAGGGATTTGCGGATCTTGGAAGATGGGGGCTTTAAGACGATAGAAGTGCAGCCTGTAGATATGTTTCCGCATACGGTGCACGTTGAGTGCGTAGTTCAGATAAAACGTGCCGAAAGCCGCATGAAATAA
- a CDS encoding diacylglycerol kinase: MKRARLIYNPSAGREEIPKRLPYILDRLETAGLETSCHATKGSGDAIEAAKIAVERKYDIVIAAGGDGTINEVVNGLSRYEKRPALGIIPAGTSNDLANALGIPKSISKACEIIANGKLMTIDVGKANKRYFINIAGGGYLTELTYEVPSKLKTVLGQLAYYMKGIEKLPFIKPTKIRLEMDHQTVDEEMMLFLVANSSTVGGFDKLAPKADLQDGLFDVLVVKKTTLAEFVKLASLTMKGEHIQDPHILYFQTSSLRASSESVVHLNVDGEFGGDLPVEFKVLPRHIQVFV, translated from the coding sequence ATGAAACGTGCTCGATTAATTTATAACCCATCAGCAGGCAGGGAAGAGATCCCGAAACGTTTGCCATATATCCTGGATCGGTTGGAAACGGCAGGATTGGAAACCTCCTGTCATGCCACAAAAGGATCAGGAGATGCGATTGAAGCAGCAAAAATAGCTGTTGAAAGAAAATATGATATCGTGATCGCTGCCGGCGGAGATGGGACAATTAATGAAGTGGTAAACGGTTTATCCAGATATGAGAAAAGACCTGCCCTAGGAATCATTCCCGCTGGAACCTCCAATGATTTGGCCAATGCCTTGGGAATTCCCAAATCGATTAGCAAGGCCTGTGAAATCATTGCAAATGGAAAACTAATGACCATTGATGTGGGGAAGGCAAACAAACGATACTTCATTAATATTGCCGGTGGAGGGTATTTAACGGAACTCACCTATGAGGTTCCAAGTAAACTGAAAACCGTATTGGGACAATTAGCCTATTACATGAAAGGAATTGAAAAGCTCCCCTTTATTAAGCCGACAAAAATAAGATTAGAAATGGATCATCAGACGGTTGATGAAGAAATGATGCTTTTTCTTGTAGCCAACAGTTCCACTGTGGGAGGGTTTGACAAATTGGCGCCTAAGGCTGATTTGCAGGATGGTCTGTTTGATGTGCTGGTTGTGAAAAAAACGACCCTGGCGGAATTTGTTAAGTTGGCCTCGTTGACCATGAAGGGAGAGCATATCCAAGATCCCCATATCTTATATTTTCAAACAAGCAGTTTAAGGGCCAGTTCAGAAAGTGTGGTTCATCTAAATGTAGATGGAGAATTTGGGGGAGATCTTCCCGTAGAGTTTAAAGTTCTGCCTAGACATATTCAGGTGTTTGTGTGA
- a CDS encoding exonuclease domain-containing protein yields the protein MRKGRWEEMMQFFNRMFNINQGVQGGSLQQEAWKRSILKEASERSLLSQPLEKVNYVVVDTETTGFRPDLGNEIISLGAVHVEDGLGQRSFSSLVKPTQPIPSHITDLTGISMKDVKKAPTLKEILPSFIQFVGSRVIVGYHLGHDLTFLNYYLWRTKFSRITNRTIELRRVISSLYPELIDLIELDDILNHFQIPISKRHTALGDARMTAALWSILLNQCKKQGIITFQDLYEQLALS from the coding sequence TTGAGGAAAGGTCGATGGGAAGAAATGATGCAGTTTTTTAACCGGATGTTCAACATAAACCAAGGGGTTCAAGGAGGAAGCCTGCAGCAGGAAGCCTGGAAACGAAGCATTTTAAAGGAAGCCTCGGAACGGAGTCTACTTTCCCAACCCCTTGAAAAAGTGAATTACGTGGTTGTTGACACCGAAACAACAGGATTTCGTCCTGATTTGGGGAATGAAATTATTTCTTTGGGTGCAGTCCATGTGGAAGACGGGTTGGGACAGCGGTCATTTTCATCCTTGGTGAAGCCAACCCAGCCCATTCCTTCCCACATTACTGATTTAACAGGAATATCGATGAAAGATGTAAAAAAAGCACCGACACTAAAAGAAATATTGCCCTCCTTTATACAATTTGTTGGGTCAAGGGTTATCGTTGGATATCATCTGGGTCATGATCTGACATTTCTCAATTACTACCTGTGGAGAACTAAATTTTCCCGCATCACCAATCGGACCATCGAACTGAGGCGGGTCATATCCTCTTTATATCCAGAATTAATAGATCTGATTGAATTAGATGACATCTTAAACCATTTTCAAATTCCAATTTCTAAACGGCATACGGCCCTTGGTGATGCCAGAATGACAGCAGCTTTGTGGAGCATACTCTTAAATCAGTGCAAAAAACAAGGGATTATCACGTTCCAAGACCTGTATGAACAGTTGGCACTCTCCTGA
- a CDS encoding DUF294 nucleotidyltransferase-like domain-containing protein, with protein sequence MERLFQNWQKEIAAAFDLKELKQIHWDISKGLSSGFSKGLIHLSNVIVIYDQLTKLHDQMMIKTFQLVEQGLQQQGKEAPVPFCWLILGSGGRKEQTLWTDQDHALVYLNPPEEREKEIDDYFQSLADQLVLALDDIGYPLCKGNVMISNPRWRNSAVKWKNTWTDWVEHHHLDHLRFALISADFRPIYGLMDLGKELRHWFSTFISKQQAFLSRGAEHNLVHQIPVGPLGQFITERYGEKAGYFNLKEGIYRQMVETLRLWSMKYEIPAVNSFERLSGLSERGLWKVEEIKEWEQALAIVFFLRLFHHVTSAAKLEFPDNFIQLQTLEKEQMKELKKAMKLVRRFQKYTNKKFTSM encoded by the coding sequence ATGGAACGGTTGTTTCAAAATTGGCAAAAAGAAATTGCAGCGGCTTTCGATTTAAAAGAGCTGAAACAAATACATTGGGATATTTCTAAAGGGCTCTCCAGCGGATTTTCAAAGGGACTTATCCATCTATCCAACGTGATCGTAATATATGATCAATTAACGAAACTGCATGATCAAATGATGATAAAAACATTTCAGTTGGTGGAACAGGGGCTTCAACAGCAGGGAAAGGAGGCCCCTGTACCCTTTTGTTGGCTGATCCTGGGCAGCGGAGGAAGAAAAGAGCAGACGTTATGGACGGATCAGGACCATGCTTTGGTTTATTTAAATCCACCGGAGGAAAGAGAAAAGGAGATCGATGATTACTTTCAGAGTTTGGCGGATCAATTGGTTCTTGCCTTAGATGATATTGGATATCCCCTGTGTAAGGGGAATGTGATGATTAGTAACCCTAGATGGAGGAATTCCGCAGTCAAATGGAAGAATACCTGGACGGATTGGGTGGAACATCATCATTTGGACCATTTACGTTTTGCGTTGATTTCTGCAGATTTTCGACCCATCTATGGATTGATGGATCTGGGAAAAGAATTGCGGCACTGGTTTTCAACATTTATTTCTAAACAACAGGCATTCCTTAGCAGGGGAGCAGAGCATAATTTGGTTCACCAAATCCCCGTCGGTCCATTGGGGCAATTCATTACAGAGAGGTACGGTGAGAAGGCGGGATATTTTAACCTCAAAGAGGGAATTTACCGACAAATGGTGGAAACATTAAGGCTCTGGTCCATGAAATATGAAATACCCGCGGTCAATTCCTTTGAAAGATTATCCGGTCTGTCGGAAAGAGGGCTTTGGAAAGTTGAAGAAATAAAAGAATGGGAACAGGCATTGGCGATCGTATTTTTTCTTCGGTTATTTCATCACGTTACATCGGCTGCAAAACTGGAGTTTCCCGATAACTTTATTCAACTTCAAACATTGGAGAAGGAACAGATGAAAGAATTAAAAAAAGCGATGAAACTGGTCAGAAGGTTTCAAAAATATACAAATAAGAAATTTACATCTATGTGA
- a CDS encoding ammonium transporter, with amino-acid sequence METIIYELNAVWIYLAAMLVIFMQAGFALLEAGSTQMKNAGHVAGKQVLSFAIGAIVFWAFGYGITFGEGNGFFGTQGWFLKGFEGFATGLTSGDLPVELTYLFQYGFAAVSLAIAWGGFAERAKLSVYFVFGTLFMIVIYPAIGHWVWGGGWLGELGMLDFAGSTVVHLTGAIAALIATLLLGPRLGKYNKNGKPNAIPGHNQVYTVLGTLILWLGWFGFNPGSTLQTGAAQFTYVALTTNLAAAAGAIFALLAAKLHSGKADIPATLNGVLAALVAITAPSAFVEPWAAVVIGGAAGFITYFTAVYFERKKVDDPVCAFSVHGIAGIWGTISIGLFGVAELTGGSAGLFYGGGLKLLGIQTLGVVAAGLYVAVITFVILGIMKVTMGIRVSEEYEVAGLDISEHGSYGYPELLKKSEEKKNLHLSAESSSV; translated from the coding sequence ATGGAAACCATTATTTATGAGCTAAATGCGGTTTGGATTTATTTAGCTGCGATGTTGGTGATTTTTATGCAAGCGGGATTTGCACTGCTGGAAGCGGGTTCTACACAAATGAAAAATGCCGGGCATGTTGCAGGAAAGCAGGTTCTGAGCTTTGCCATAGGTGCCATAGTTTTTTGGGCCTTTGGATATGGAATCACCTTTGGTGAAGGAAATGGTTTCTTTGGTACACAAGGTTGGTTTCTGAAAGGATTTGAAGGATTTGCAACTGGATTAACCTCTGGGGATTTGCCAGTTGAGTTAACCTATTTATTCCAGTATGGTTTTGCCGCTGTTTCCCTGGCTATCGCCTGGGGAGGATTTGCAGAAAGAGCGAAATTATCTGTCTATTTTGTTTTTGGTACACTCTTTATGATTGTCATCTATCCTGCCATCGGTCACTGGGTATGGGGTGGCGGTTGGTTAGGTGAATTGGGAATGTTGGATTTTGCCGGTTCTACGGTAGTTCACCTTACCGGAGCCATTGCTGCCCTTATTGCTACCCTATTATTGGGTCCTAGACTTGGTAAATACAACAAAAACGGTAAGCCAAATGCAATTCCGGGCCACAACCAGGTTTATACGGTTCTTGGGACATTGATTTTATGGTTGGGTTGGTTTGGTTTTAATCCTGGGAGTACTTTACAAACTGGCGCCGCACAATTTACCTATGTAGCATTAACCACCAATTTGGCTGCTGCGGCTGGTGCAATCTTTGCCCTATTGGCTGCGAAACTGCATAGCGGAAAGGCAGATATTCCAGCCACACTAAACGGAGTTTTGGCAGCCCTCGTTGCGATTACCGCTCCTTCAGCCTTTGTAGAACCATGGGCTGCAGTGGTTATCGGTGGAGCAGCGGGCTTTATCACATATTTTACAGCAGTATATTTTGAAAGAAAGAAAGTGGATGATCCGGTATGTGCTTTTTCCGTCCATGGAATTGCTGGGATTTGGGGAACCATTTCCATCGGACTCTTTGGAGTAGCAGAATTGACAGGAGGATCAGCAGGTCTTTTCTACGGCGGAGGATTAAAACTTCTCGGAATTCAAACTTTGGGTGTAGTGGCTGCTGGTTTATATGTAGCTGTGATAACCTTTGTAATATTAGGTATTATGAAAGTAACTATGGGCATTCGGGTTTCTGAAGAGTATGAAGTAGCCGGTTTAGATATTAGTGAACATGGCTCCTACGGTTATCCTGAGTTATTAAAGAAAAGTGAGGAGAAGAAAAATCTTCATCTGTCTGCCGAGTCTTCTTCGGTATGA
- a CDS encoding copper-translocating P-type ATPase → MEKTKKKFSHVHNKIDERAGQVGHFHESHDEYNKATGNNQEDMAGVSHEHHGPEMTGKIRNLFIITLFFTTWVLLYSPIATELLNIRLRAPVDNNLWQFLLATPAVLIGGSFFYKGAWRALRFRSPDMSVLISTAVLASYLYSVGATFIYAGEVYFEASLMLLTFVLLGHWMEAITRSKTTKAVKALLDLTPPTARIKVEEEWREVKLEEVQVGDILMVKPGEKIPVDGEVIDGFSSVDESMITGESVPVEKKHGDELTGGTMNQNGQLIMKATKVGSDTALAQIVKLVENAQKSKAEAQRVADKFAQYLVIGVITLGILTFVAWYYLLDAPVVFALSAAVAVVVIACPDALGLATPIAIVLATGMGARRGILIKNAQALERMSKINMVVVDKTGTLTKGEPEVQEMIVTPEWTEEKLLQVASAIEQGSEHVLAKAIVKKAEVQKIESNENHIRDFNIIPGHGAEGWLKESHVIIGNRKLMEEKNIDITPLLREVTELQEKGRTVMYLAVDQKLAGAITVADEVKPTSAEAVRMLKNQGIDVAMLTGDNQQTAIAIGKKLGIDLVYSEVLPQQKAEYIKKFKEDGKFVAMVGDGVNDAPALTQADIGLAVGAGTDVAIESADIVLVKDDLRDIVTAVKLSKITLGKIRQNLFWAVAYNFAAVPVAAGIFYPTFGIMLRPEIAALAMSGSTITVVLSSLLLRRKENRLSLA, encoded by the coding sequence ATGGAAAAAACCAAAAAAAAATTTAGTCATGTCCACAACAAAATTGATGAAAGGGCTGGACAAGTGGGACACTTTCATGAATCCCATGATGAATATAACAAAGCTACCGGGAATAACCAGGAAGATATGGCTGGAGTAAGTCATGAGCATCATGGACCGGAGATGACTGGGAAAATCCGAAATCTTTTTATAATTACTCTATTTTTTACCACATGGGTTCTTTTATATTCCCCTATTGCCACAGAACTGTTAAACATTCGTTTAAGAGCGCCGGTTGATAACAATCTGTGGCAGTTTTTGCTGGCCACTCCTGCTGTCCTCATTGGAGGTTCATTTTTTTATAAAGGGGCTTGGAGAGCCCTCCGTTTTCGCAGCCCTGACATGTCCGTTCTAATTTCCACGGCAGTATTGGCTTCTTATCTATACAGTGTGGGAGCCACTTTTATTTATGCGGGAGAAGTGTATTTCGAAGCTTCCCTCATGCTATTGACTTTTGTCTTGCTAGGTCATTGGATGGAAGCCATTACCCGCAGTAAAACCACCAAGGCCGTGAAAGCATTATTAGATCTGACTCCGCCAACAGCCCGCATAAAGGTAGAAGAAGAATGGAGGGAAGTAAAGCTGGAAGAGGTCCAGGTTGGGGACATCTTAATGGTAAAGCCTGGAGAAAAGATTCCTGTGGATGGAGAAGTAATCGATGGATTTAGCTCTGTGGATGAGTCAATGATCACCGGAGAATCTGTTCCCGTCGAGAAAAAGCATGGCGACGAATTGACTGGGGGAACCATGAATCAAAACGGGCAACTGATCATGAAAGCGACAAAAGTGGGATCTGATACCGCCTTGGCCCAAATAGTAAAGTTGGTTGAAAATGCCCAGAAATCAAAAGCAGAAGCTCAGAGAGTGGCAGACAAGTTTGCCCAATATTTGGTGATTGGGGTGATTACACTAGGAATATTAACTTTTGTTGCCTGGTATTATTTATTGGATGCTCCGGTTGTCTTTGCCCTTTCTGCCGCCGTCGCGGTAGTGGTGATTGCTTGTCCCGATGCGTTAGGACTTGCCACTCCAATCGCTATCGTGCTAGCCACGGGAATGGGAGCAAGAAGAGGGATTTTAATCAAAAATGCCCAGGCATTGGAACGCATGTCCAAGATTAATATGGTGGTAGTGGATAAAACAGGAACCTTAACTAAAGGAGAGCCGGAAGTTCAGGAAATGATCGTAACCCCTGAATGGACAGAAGAAAAACTGTTACAAGTGGCATCAGCCATTGAACAGGGATCAGAACATGTTTTGGCAAAAGCCATTGTAAAAAAAGCAGAAGTACAAAAAATAGAATCAAATGAAAATCATATCCGTGATTTCAACATCATTCCCGGTCATGGGGCGGAAGGCTGGTTAAAAGAAAGTCATGTGATCATCGGAAACCGAAAGTTGATGGAGGAAAAGAATATTGATATTACCCCTCTGCTACGGGAGGTTACAGAATTACAGGAAAAAGGTAGAACAGTCATGTATCTGGCTGTGGACCAAAAGTTAGCAGGAGCCATTACCGTTGCAGATGAGGTAAAACCAACCTCCGCCGAAGCGGTAAGAATGCTTAAAAATCAAGGAATTGATGTAGCTATGTTAACAGGGGATAATCAACAAACCGCAATAGCCATTGGTAAGAAACTGGGAATTGATCTCGTATACTCGGAGGTTCTTCCGCAACAGAAGGCAGAATATATAAAGAAATTTAAAGAAGATGGCAAATTTGTGGCTATGGTAGGAGATGGAGTGAATGATGCACCTGCATTGACTCAGGCAGATATAGGCTTGGCGGTAGGGGCGGGTACCGATGTCGCCATTGAGTCCGCAGATATTGTATTGGTAAAGGATGACCTGCGGGATATTGTTACGGCTGTAAAATTAAGCAAAATAACCCTCGGAAAAATCAGACAAAATTTATTCTGGGCAGTTGCCTATAATTTTGCGGCTGTTCCCGTTGCTGCAGGTATCTTTTATCCTACCTTTGGAATAATGCTTAGACCGGAAATTGCTGCTTTGGCTATGTCTGGAAGTACGATCACTGTGGTGTTGAGTTCCCTTTTGTTAAGAAGAAAAGAAAACAGACTTTCCTTAGCGTGA